The Diorhabda carinulata isolate Delta chromosome 12, icDioCari1.1, whole genome shotgun sequence DNA window AATTCCAATTTGAGTCTTTTTATAGATTTAAAGTCTAATATACAttaatgattgattttttgtaaaagtttatttttactttttgaaaataatattaatatcttatTGCATTGATCTAACAAGAgtagatttttttgtatactcATAAAAATACTACTAGCTCCAAATTTTCTCCTTCATAATCttctgaattgatttttttcgtattcaaTCAAACACAAAAGTATTGTGATTATTcgttaaataatttgtttcaattgaaaaacaaattaaagtatTGTTCCGAGATTACATCAATTCTGAAGGTTGTTGGTGATCATTATCCATAacaaaatttgcatttttattagtctttgttattataaacttgggataaatattttcaaaacccGTTTACTACGTCACGATATCATTTGTTGCGAAAATGCTATCATGTCTAACTTATACTCGTAGAATAATATATACGAGGACCGTATCAAACATTAGAAGTCTTAGTACAAATTTACAATTCAGTGTTTCACTCCCAATTATTCTTTCACATATTTGAATAATGCATACTCAATCTGAGGGTGAGAAATCACAATAAGTCTAATTTTCAaacgaataaaattatttataacactTCCTCGTTTTCTTATCGAGTGTTATtgaattggaaaataatgtCTCTTGTCACGATAAAGTTGCTGATTTAggaaaacaactttttttgtcatttctacACTGATAAAAGAACTTCTTTTCTTCAGTAACTTGGTCAGTGAAAATTATGTAATACATTGTAGTTTGTTGTGAAAACAATAgattatttggatttattatCTGCCTTTCTATAACCAATAAGTATTCTCATCATTAGTAGAATCGCTAGATAaatcaaatgataaaaattattattgttacgcATTAAGTTAATCActaatgtgaatatgtcaaatcatATGCTATCATAAACTTTGAAACttttaatgatgaacgtactcagaacgtgttgtcatacgagtggaGTTGGAGTTGTTTGCAGATACTTGAAACTTTCATTACGTGTAACATTTTATCCTGTTTCCTCCAATAGGCTTAAATACAGACCATTTAGTTCCATAGCCTTGTAATTTATCTCCCTTGCTTTTTCTCTCTAGCTCTTGATGTTTTTCTCTCTAAGGTCTTCTGCAACTACTTCCCTCTACCGTTCTTTTGGTCTACCTCTTTTCCTCTTGCCCTCTGATATCTTCCATGTAACTCGTTTCAAGGTCTGTCTTCGTACATTCGTTCTAAGGGACCTTGTAATCTTCTTGTCTTTATAATCGCGCAGATTGGTTAGTCATTGAAAAATGTGTAAGTTTCATGGTTGATCTCCTTTCTCGTCCTAACTTTGTCTACTTTCGTTCAAAAACTcttcttagtatttttatttctcagaTTTCCAATTTCTACTTGGTTTTATCGTCATTATCCAGGTTTCACAGGCGTATGTCAGAGTGGGTCTCAAAATTGTAGATCCGGATATCTCTTTCGATGTTAATATTCTGCAAGTTATTACTTGGCAAATCTTAGTTCGATTCCCTTTTCTTCTTGGTATTTATTACCATGTAATGCacccaaatatatgaaattttctatttcttcgaATTTTCTTAACGTTCCATCATGTTTATGTactatgaaattgttttttgtcttgCTTAcacatttattctttatttccaCAAACTTTGTCATTATTGAAGTGCGGGCCTATCTCTTCTGCTGCTGTTATTAGTTGTTTTGTGGTTTCTTTAAGCTTTCTTCTGTTTCTTACTATCAACGTCACATCATCAGCATAAGCTAAGCATTGATGACTTTTGTTAAATATCATAACCTTACTGATGATACTGGTTGTTCTTATTATGCCTTTAGTACCTTTAGTTGAATTAGTTTGTTTCCTCCTACAGAAAAATCAACTATCATTGACTGCTACGCGGAATTTAAACGTGCCCCACTATCACCAATGATGCTCAATGATCAGGATTTCCAAAAGACGGGACATAATAAAGTCTTAATGGAAAATACAATTGATAGTAGACGAAGATTCATATGAaatgttttacaatatttcaaatcaacATTTGAGCATGATAACCTTTcattctaaatgtttttttttataagaatggAACAAAATCAACAACGAATTGCTGAATCAGCGctctgtttataaaaaattaatagcaTTTTCGAGATATGAGACAACTATATCAAAACAACGATCATCTGTGTGTATGTGGACTGGAGCGAGACAAATCGCAACAACAGAGAAGAAGAAAACCATAAAGAACTTTTTTAGAAGTACCCTTATTAATTCACCTTCGTGTGGTCATGGATAAACTATAGACTCGTACTAAAAAGTGAGTACTCTGTAGCCGTTGAAGCGTGCTTACAGTATAAGATCAAAAAATGTTCTGTCATGGAACCCGCGATGTTTAAATACTTGAAAAAGTGGTGTCTTGAGTTTGATGGTGTTATGTATGCTACCACAAACAAAAAGTTGATAATTCCATGTTGCAAAATCGACGTATTGCTATTTGGTATATAATTGAGGAGAACCGTCTCTCTTAGCATGTGATGTATAATATACTTTTTGCCGAATTGAGCAAGTGAACTCGAAAAGACAAAGTTAGCCAATGACGTTTAACAAGGAAAGAAAGTATTTTGAGATGCCGATGGTGTAACGTTAGTAGATAACCTAAAAAAAGGAATTACGAGTGCTTATTATGCCAATTAAGTTTCAAAATCACTTGAGACTTGAGATTTGGTTCCCGGCGGTTATTGGCTGTTTCCAACATTCAAAAACAATTGTGtgaaaaaggatttttttctGATCATGTCATATGAGAGGTAGGCAATCAGAGGTTTCAGAGAATGAATAGTCTTAAAAAATGAATGAACATCGTTGGAAGAAATGTGTTAGCCTTAATAGAGACTGTTAGAATTAAATAAAGTTGAATaaagtctttattaaaaatacctaaattcaaaacaaaataccaaAACTGCAACTGTCTTGATAAGTTTTCCACTATCTGCCGTTTCGCATTGTTTTTATCTTAGTTAATAACATTTACTACAAACATAGAATCGTGGTCGGCGCAGGTATGACTAACTCTACATCTTCTTTTGCTTTTGTCTAACTCTTTATGCCCTTAAGAGCGTCAGGGTATTGagattttagttttcattgtcctttcatttatttttccactttttcgtTACTTTGCTACtttatttatttgcaaaatCTTTTTTCCCTTTCTTATTCCTTCCTGTGCTACTTGTAGCCAAATTTGCTTTCCCTTAAGTCTCTTTGCTTCTGTCATTAGACTTTGTGAGGTTTCTCTCTTCATGTGTCCGTACCatttcaaatatctttcaactatcTTGTTTCCTATTGATTCCAGGAGTTTTTCTATAATTGCTTATTTCTTTTCCCCTTTCTTAGTTGTTTCATCATTGCTGATTTTTCCGTTTTCTGTGCAAATGACTTTCAGGTATTCAAATGTGGTCActctatcaatttttatatattcctcACTAACTCTacatacaaatataatttttttcatttgaatagaATATTCACAAATAGGTAATCatttcttattataataatttctctCTTCCTCCGTGTACCAATTTTTTAATGAGACTACTACGTAAACTGATAGTGTTAACTATTCATCTAATCATGAATTTTGTTACGTTATATTCCGtagatattcatttatttatatcagtgattttatttattcttatagAACATACTTCCGGAAATGATATAAATAGTGACGGCCAATCTTATGGATATGGATATTCTGGTAGCTTTTCCGGAGCAGAACCGAATCtacaaaatattccatttaGCCAAGGATTCGATTTTaacaatttgtttgaaaatttcaataaatttcaacgACATTTATTTGATCAGTAAGTTTGATGATTGGATAGACGTATTATCATGGTTTGAGTTTGTTCAACTGGAAAACTTGCATGGGTGTCATAAGACTCACGATTATAGAAATCACTCCTTtataataaagttaaaattatacaaattacaTAATCATAATCCTggcttcaaataattattttcacacAGCATTAAATAATTGACAAGCTTGTTCTAGTTttagtgtttttattttatctgtaGTGGTGATGGTGCTTACAGTTATTCACATACACATTCTAGTACAAATGGCAAGGTAGAAGCTTCTTCTAGTATAACTTTCAATAACGGTAGAAAAGATCTGTCAAAAGGGTAGGTGAAACTTAACTAAAACATTCCTGGCCTAGTTAAACGTATCATAGTTTCATTTAACGATTTCTTTAATATAGAATTCAATCGCAATCTgcatttgttcaaaataatgCCCAAGCAAGGTCAAACTTTCCGGAAACAGCAGGTGGATACGCAGGTGGGTATGGTTTCGGTAATGAAAACAGTGGATCGTTTAGCGGGTCTTTCCCAGAGTTATATCCCGATGGAACAAGCTTTCAATTTATTCCAGGATCTGATGTAACTGGTGAATTTACACCAAATGGGAATGGTGCTACTGCATTTGGCTCCGTAGGTTCTGATGGGGTTCGTCAAGGTGCTTTTGTTTATCCAGAAAACCCCGTGagtacttttaatttatttgtaagtGGTTTAGCAACTCAATTTGAAAAAGgttcttaaaatatattttaaaatgtgtatattaattttaatatttcaacaattttgaagAGTTAAAACTGATTGCTAGATAGTCACTATCAATTAGTTGGATTATACTGCCTCTATAgtccaaaattatttaaaaaaaaacctctATTTGAACTACTTACTGATATTACGTCCCATGCTTCCTAAACCCAACAAAGATCCTATACAACATTAATCCTCTTGTCCAATAAGCCTTTTACTTTGTGAAGAGTTTGAGAAACTTCTAAACAGAATAGACATCATCGTAACAAAGGATAATTTAATACCCAATTTCCAAGTCTACAGAGTAGCCGGAACCGTAAGAGAAGCACTAGAAGCTAAAAAGTATTGCACTGCGGCTGTTCTCGATGTCTCCCAAGCTTTTGACAAGGTGTGGCACCAGCAAAACTCCTTCAATCTTACTTGACCTAGAGATTCTTCCAGGCTAGATTAGGGGAAACATGTAATACTATATCATAGTATCTATATCTACTCTAGTACTTCTCAGACCAACACTACACCTTCTGTATACAGCAGATATGTAGGGAAGCAAACGATACATCGATGTTTTTCATAATCGATATATCGTTCATAAATATCGACATTTCAGCATCGATATCGATATAACATGAATAATGTTTTATGAACGATGTCAGCTAGATACACAAATATATATCTCTCTTAGTCACAAGCGTAGATTTTTCTATGTAGTGTTTCGTTGTTACTTTGCTTGCCCACATTAATGggggataataaaaaaaatttacttatgGAGCtaccataaaatatttatgcacaataatatgaaaacaaaaataaacatttcatatGCTCCTGTCATCTACTGTTACTCCAATAAAGGGAAAGGCGTTGGAGTTTTGGGATGACATGCAGGGGTTATTTCCCAGGCTTCATAATTTAGCTTTGACCTATTTACCTATCGTACTAACTTCGGTACCCAGTAAGCGATTATTTTCTGAAGCTGGAGCTACTATCACCTAGAAGAGAAACAGATTATTGCGAACCAGGTTgtcaaaatgattattttcttgtatatttcatattttcgatgtttttaaCATCGATGTTTCACTTTCCAAAATATCGATGTtatagaattgatttttttacgaGCGATGTTGCTTTCCTGCAGATATGATAACTCCAGTTTGAGAAATTATATAACCATCGAATTTACACATGAAGAAAGTACTGAAATAACTGGATCGGAGGCGTTTATCAGTACCTGTTTATTCACATCTTGCTATGGCACTTTGTTGAATTTTCTCTCTGCGGAAAATGCTACCGATTAGATTCGTAATTCGGACCATTGTTTTCTCTCATCATTATATTAGTGAAGATTTaccgatattttttatatataatcgaTAATGATAAACGAGTACACTGTATTATACAgcttgatataaataatttagattaaACGATGCTTTCATTTTCAGAACAAACCTAATGTAAACGTCAGATTTGGAGCGGATCAACCGTCAGATGGTTTCAAAAGTGTTTTCACTTCCAGTTCTAGCTACACAACCAATGTTAATGGAAAACCAAAAACCGTACAAAAAGCTTCAACAACTGTTAATGATAACGGAAAGGTTACAACTTATACACGAGAGAGTCCTCgagaataaatttctttatatagttTTGTCTTTTTCCTTTGTATTGACAATAAACgtaatttaatatattgttaaatttattgtgcgttatcatttaaaatatttctaaatattcaatCAATCCAAGTATTTCtgaatcaaaatttacttaaGAAGCAACTAAAATCGTACAATCGATTTCGCATTTCTAGGTTATGTTGGTAACGTTACTCgatgttttaattataatgatGATGACATGattcgattatttttatataatcctatcaatttatatatttaatttgttatttcttagaccttttaatatattgatgcatctaaatgttcttgattttaggtattttctgttttaaaattagtttttttttaataattttataaagattgaaaaaatttggaagttttgataaagttaagtcgaaacgtcaattttttatcaatcttgaaaaaattattcaaaaaaaataattttaaaacagaagatagctaaaatcaagaacatttagatgcatcactatatttatttaactgctctataaatttatttaataaatcgaCTATGAGattcttgaaattattattattggtattAGGGGAggtaatttctttaaaaaatggaCTTTATATTACATGCTAAAAAGTATACTCAATAATGGTatcaatatacaaaattatataaaactacACGCGCCAATTTGAGTAAAATGTAGCTAAAAAGGCAAAATATATGCGccaaaataactaaataatttcataaatgaaGCTTCCGATGAAAAATACCTGGTGACGAAGATATTATATATCACAATAACTCTATCATCTTTATACGAAATAAGATTCAGAGGAAAAGGGTTTTAGATGCAGATgcataagaaaaaattgataaggaGACACTCTTCTTTAATGTTTTAAGAATACCAAGAAAGGGGAAATCAAACAAagtaaaacaaatacaaaataaaaatggtgtCGTATTGAGACAAgacgaaaaaattttgaaaccgTGGAGAGAATACTTTCTAGAACTACTTAATGTAGAAGAAGACGAATAACTGGAAATACTAGAACTAGAAAACGATGAAAACGAACAATtgaaacaaacagaaaaaattgatcaaatagTACAGGAGTTAAAAAGAGGTAAAGCAACGGGCTACGATAAAATTACATCAGAAATGCTGCAGATATTTGGGAGAAAGGGGTCTACAAACgctaaaaaaattacagaaaatataaatggaaGAAAAAGGTTTAAGAGGAATTGATAGCGTTGTACTGAAAGACCACGTGAGTATCTAGAGAACatactgaagaaaataatagagaatcAATCGGAGGAATCACAAAGGAAAGGAAGAagtaaacatatatatatatacattaaaagAGGTATTAGagcaaaaataaatcaaaaagtaaaCCTCGGTTTTCTagacattcaaaaatatttaacaggATCTGAAGAAATCAAATATGTGAGAGTTTACAGCATAGAGGAGTTAGATGAGTTGAGGGAGAACATATAATAGATGATGTATTGAAAGAAGTGGAAACAAAAGTAAAACAGACAGAGAAATGTGGCAGTTAGAATATCGGGAAGTAATTTTATCGATGATTAAGTGTTGTTTACTAAAAATGAAGCCTAATTTATCAACATGGAAGCAAGCATTGAAATTAAGAAACACGAATAACATTAAGGAAAAGACAAGAATAAGGGTATGGGATAAAATAATGATATGGgaaaaaaaaccttcaaaacATAGATGAACTACAGCTAGAACAGTgaagagtttcaaatatttaggcGTGAGTGTACAGTGCGATTGAAACCAAGAAGCAAAGATAAACTTTATTGCGCgttaaatagatattttgtgagaagaaaagaaataacaaaaaaacacgAAAGTAAACGACTAAATCAATATTCTGAAACAcactcaaaataaatattagagcAGCAGATATAAAGTACTTACGCGGAGTCCGAGGTATTACCAGGCAAGATCAAATAAGAAACGCAATAATAAGAGAAGACCTGATTACAGAACCtgataatagaaaatttgtaGAATGGAGAGCAATAGACAGACCAAACGGTTTTGACAAGCTATCTAAATGGAAAAAAGGAAACGAGGACGTACAATTACAGACGTGATTTTAAGTTGCTTTAATAATAGACAACATGATTGGACCTCACACTGGAATACGCGATGCTAAATTGGCTTCCAGGAAACGTAAAAGAATTCGACTTAACTCAGCATTTTGCACCTGGTTTGAATTTGCTCTTAACAGTTAAAGCTCCATCCAGACTTAACACGAGACTACACTATAGAACGCAGATTGAGGAGGGTGCGTTTGTGTCTCCTCGCCTTGCCATCTTCGGCTTTTGGAGGATAAGGCAACAGCATTGACAGCAATCTCTCGCTCGctcactttatttttaattgctGTGAAGTAAGGGCGCGTGGGTAGACATATAAAGTATCCAACGAAGTCATTCCAATCCCGTCTATCCTGTAGCGAGCAACTGAATGAATTGAGAGTTTGGATTGATAGTACATCTTGCGAAGGCTTGTACAGAGAGTTAGTTATCTCGTTTTGAAGATTTACCGGACAGAATTTTCAACTCAATATCAGTCTAGATTTAGACAAGAAATTTCTTCAGTCTTTCATcattttatatgtattatttttactatatCATAACTTACATTATGAGAAAATGTCAAGCTTGATGAATAATCTAGTTActctaaaaaaatgaaataatttttggttatatgtcaaaaattttacttttgttgTCTCCAAATATGAATCCCGTTTCATTTCCTAGTCAAATACCTAGAACAATCAAAGATACAAGTTACGATCTCCACAAATTATTAGACGAGGCAGAAATATCCATGATCAAAACTATATTTGAACAAGAAGATGATAAAAGGATCAACAAGGAACAACTAAGAGAAGTTCTATGGAGAATAGCTAGTATAGAATATGATGATGATAAACAATTCGATAAAATCTTCGAAAAAATGAATCACACCTGGTAAATCAGTTGCgtgaatattatgaaatatatttgtgattatattttttccagtAATGGATTTGTGACATGGGACGAGTTCATCTCATATTTAATTTTAGGATTTGAACAACAAGAAATTAGTGTTGACTATAAAACATTGGATCCTCCAATTCCAGTTTCACCgacaatagtaaaaagtaatcatcgttataatataaatagaataacGTTCTATCCCACAGTTAAACCGGACAggtaattttattcaattatgaCCTTGATTTCCTCAATTGtcattatatttcttatattccCAGACACCAAAATTAAAAACTCGTtcatatttgttattgaataattattctttgttaataataaacttttaagaCGACGAATACGATTTTAAGCCAACATAAAGTAGATGTGCATTGGTTAATGTTCATCGTTTCCTATAGTTTCTAAATCATCCTCATCACTTGGCACATTCATAAAATTAGGACTTTTCGGGAGCTAGAATCCAGATCATGGTCACCGTTCGGTAACTGATCGATTTAATCAAGTCGCAGTCATATGATATGATCCTTTCCACCCTGATAAATCAGTAGATTGTTTCTTTTGTTACTGAAGTTTTTTAtactatacataaaaaaagcTTATTGGTATAAAACTTTAGTGCAAAATGTGGgcaattcgttcaatttcaATCATTACACATTTAGAATCTATTATACACCTGAATGAATGTCGAGAAATAAAGAACGCACAAAAAAAGTAGAACAAATCAGTACAGATCTTGTACATTTCAAATTTCCACAGAACAAGGCGTTTTGTGATTCAAATCTAGGTTTGGATCCGCCATTAGCTGATAGGGGATCTATCTAATGCAAAGTAATATTTTCCGAAAAGttcaattaattatcaaaacaGACATATTATTTAACATTCCGCAGAACTCATGCTGAAATTACAGTGAGCGTCAAAATTTACAatacttaaatttattttagtattgtcatttttccattatcgtttctatttctttttacgTAAATCATTTAGCATTCTGCATAGATCTTCCCCCCTAAACACCATAGGTGGGCATCTAGAGCATAGAAATGTGATGGATAGTTGAATTTAGGACTTTTCATTCTCGAAAAGTTTTCTGCGTCAATGCTACCAATTGTCGAGTAGTGTGACTGGTAGCCCTGAAATGTTGCCACCGCTGGTTTTCAACCAAAAGTTCCTTGTACGATAAAACCATGTTTTACCTTCCTGGGTACTAGTGAAAGGTTTGCCGTCATAATACTCAATAAAATACGGACCAACTACAGGATGTGCGAATATTGCACAATTACACAATTGTTTGCTTATTAATATAACATTCCaaatgaatgtgaaccattcaTGAAATCTGGATCCTGGTACGATACAACATagctaaaaattataaatatatactcCTAGCATCAATATCTTAGTTTGTCAGACGGTGCCAAATTTTTATTCGATACGGAAATCCACTTGTGTAATAGCCACCCAATATCTCCACTAGTTAGTATTAGGGCTTAAAGTCACGTGCCCACAGTTCTATTTCACTGATGTTTGCCTGTATTATCAACGGTCCCAGACGCCATTTGGTCAATGCCCTTCAAAAGGATTGCTTATTTACTCGCAGCTAGATTTTCGTTTGGCCAGCTGCAAAAAGGTTTTTGACTCTTCACGATATTTTTTCGTCACTAACTTCAAGCTTGGTCCACTTTCTTTACCATTttaatacaaatgaaaataatgctcaacaataaccattttttttttctcagcGAAAGACCCTTATTAGACGAGGCAGTCAAGTTACGCAACCAGTCGCTAGTCTGGCTGTCGAATAGGGCAGTTAGTAGAGAATCCAGAAAATCACCATCTTTGAAAGAAGATGAAAAAGGAGGAAAATGCATAGCTCACTTCGCTGTTCACTATAGGTATATAAGGTTTGGTGAAGATGACAGTCAAGATGAGAGAAGAATTTTTGCTTCTTCTGTCGCTACACATGacaaaaaaaagtcgaaaagGAGAACAATGCATATATATCCAATCCTTTCTTTAAGAATATATTACACATTGACTACGTGGAGATGAAAATAGGTTTTTCACTTACTTTCGCTTGACGAAACTAAGTTTTTACGAGCCTCTTGTACACGTAATGCAAAATACCAGAAACAACGATTAACATCGTAGCGATACATACTCCCTGGGCCTGATTTGTGACTGAGAGAATTTCTTTGTGGCGGTGGGCGAATGGCTGTCCAATGTAATAAGATCTGTAAGTTACAAAGGAGCGCAACCAGACTGAGCAGCCAGTGGTTACCAGGTTTGACAAGCAGTTAAAGCGTGTCTGCGTGACTGTCTGCCTTGATATAATGAGCTCCATAAAAACCAATGCCCGGTGACGAGGTAAGCGACTGTTTACCCAACATGTGTAACATGGCTTCCTCGTCTAACAAGAGCCTAAGATACTACACTGTGATCATGTTCTTTGCACTAACAAAAACGTATAACATATTGCTACTCTTGTTTTAAAAAGCAGACATGCATATAATAATGATAGTAATTCAGTATGGCAtacggtttttttttcaaatttcaacttAGTTTGTCCAGTTTTACATTACAGTTTTGCCTATCAATGTACGCAACATAccttttttagacgacgccatctgaaagttgttcgttctgtattcattttcATCCCGAAAAGTGCGTTTTTAGTGTTCCATGTAGttaaagtgacagttccgtactgcaaaacactttcggaatgctctggagtagacaacttcaatttccttaaatgtgactctatccacttcaatgttgacagttgacagtttcacttcgatgattttgcataaccttaaagcTTATTATAGATGACTCAATAACAAACAAGATTGAAATTGCTAACAGAATACTTTCTTCCaccacaaatacgaatcaatcaacaaattctatcgaagacacaaacacatctacagaaattccatcaacatctagtagagatATACATATTCCGTCTGTATCCaatgcaataaatattaataattgtcccggaggtacaatcaacattactttttgcaaataattaataaattaatattgacattgcaaatatcattatatacattatattattcaataaatgaaatgtttataattctctattatttattttctttcctcagtgtaattgaaaaagttttgcatcttatgcgtcgtctaaaaaatgttgtgtacaccgcggctgaaatactaatttgttggactcgtccaacaaagcagcagtttcagtccttggcatacaaataactattgctTAATACGAGtataattatattcatatatttttatgaatctaTTAGTTCCTGTCATTGAAATTACTAAACATAAACGAGAATCACataaaaatggttataaaatgAACTAAACAATATGAGATTGAAgctatatatttaattttaatggtaaaaataataaaagtttagttGAATAGATGTTTGTACTAAGAACACCTGACAACAAAAATACCAGGTGTGTGAAAAAATACTATGAATTATTTCATCGGAAAAAAGTAAAGATACAATTTTCAAAGTACTG harbors:
- the LOC130900097 gene encoding uncharacterized protein LOC130900097, with the translated sequence MLQFLFILLSGITGFTLAGYPEHTSGNDINSDGQSYGYGYSGSFSGAEPNLQNIPFSQGFDFNNLFENFNKFQRHLFDQIQSQSAFVQNNAQARSNFPETAGGYAGGYGFGNENSGSFSGSFPELYPDGTSFQFIPGSDVTGEFTPNGNGATAFGSVGSDGVRQGAFVYPENPNKPNVNVRFGADQPSDGFKSVFTSSSSYTTNVNGKPKTVQKASTTVNDNGKVTTYTRESPRE